A window from Branchiostoma lanceolatum isolate klBraLanc5 chromosome 9, klBraLanc5.hap2, whole genome shotgun sequence encodes these proteins:
- the LOC136441616 gene encoding aspartyl aminopeptidase-like — protein MAAPMAQATAAGTKEAILCAARKFVDFVNKCQSPFHVVEESRTILKAAGFSELREADQWEIKPNSKYFVTRNQSTVVAFAVGGKYKPGNGFTIVGTHTDSPCLKVKPQSNKVKSGYQCVGVECYGGGIWHTWFDRDLMVAGRVMVKNADKIEHRLVSINRPILRVPNIAIHLMRDHNDKFGPNKETNIVPVLATAVQAQLEGHTSPKEGEGPKCQADKHPPVLVRLLCEELGIQREDLLDFELCLADHQPAAIGGALEEFIFSPRLDNLVSSYCALQGLVESSGDNGTLTSDPNIRLIALYDNEEVGSESAQGAASMLTEHILRRLSAGDRATCFEEAVPKSFLLSADQAHAVHPNYSEKHEDNHKPMLHKGIVIKFNANQRYATTAVSTSILREVGKLANVPLQDFVVRNDSPCGSTIGPILSAKLGMKTVDIGAPQLSMHSIREMGCTSSVHQSIALYRTYFQEYPSIYNRVNVD, from the exons ATGGCAGCCCCGATGGCTCAAGCAACAGCA GCTGGAACTAAAGAAGCAATCCTGTGTGCGGCCAGGAAGTTCGTTGACTTCGTGAACAAGTGCCAGTCGCCCTTCCATG TTGTTGAGGAGAGCAGGACAATCCTGAAGGCAGCAGGCTTCAGTGAACTACGTGAAGCTGATCAGTGGGAAATTAAACCTAATAGCAAG TACTTTGTGACGAGGAACCAGTCCACTGTTGTAGCCTTTGCTGTGGGAGGAAAGTACAAACCTGGGAATGGCTTCACTATAGTGGGAACACACACTGACAGCCCATGtctgaag GTGAAGCCCCAGTCCAACAAGGTGAAGAGTGGTTACCAGTGTGTAGGTGTGGAATGTTACGGAGGTGGCATCTGGCACACCTGGTTCGACCGTGACCTCATGGTAGCTGGCAGGGTCATGGTCAAG AATGCAGACAAGATCGAGCACCGGTTGGTTAGTATCAACCGTCCGATCCTTCGTGTGCCAAACATCGCGATCCACCTGATGAGGGACCACAATGACAAGTTTGGCCCAAATAAGGAGACTAACAT TGTTCCTGTCCTGGCTACAGCAGTACAGGCACAGTTGGAAGGGCACACTTCACCaaaggagggggaggggccaaAATGCCAG GCTGATAAGCATCCCCCAGTACTGGTGCGCCTCCTGTGTGAAGAACTGGGCATCCAGCGCGAGGACCTGCTGGACTTTGAACTGTGTCTGGCCGACCATCAACCTGCT GCCATCGGCGGTGCTCTGGAGGAGTTCATCTTCTCACCAAGGCTGGATAACCTTGTCAGCAGCTACTGTGCCTTACAG GGACTAGTTGAGTCCAGTGGTGACAATGGGacactgacctctgaccctaaCATCAGGCTCATTGCACTGTATGACAACGAGGAG GTAGGCTCGGAGTCAGCCCAGGGTGCAGCGTCCATGCTGACGGAGCACATCTTGAGGAGGCTGTCTGCGGGCGACCGTGCCACCTGTTTCGAGGAGGCCGTCCCCAAGTCCTTCCTCCTCAGTGCTGACCAGGCCCACGCTGTCCATCCCAACTATTC AGAGAAGCATGAGGACAACCACAAGCCCATGTTACACAAG GGTATTGTTATCAAGTTCAATGCCAACCAGAGGTACGCCACCACGGCAGTGTCAACATCCATTCTGAGGGAGGTGGGGAAACTGGCTAATGTGCCGCTACAG GATTTTGTGGTGCGTAATGACAGTCCCTGCGGCTCCACCATAGGGCCCATCCTGTCAGCCAAGCTGGGCATGAAAACTGTAGACATCGGAGCTCCTCAGCTCAGCATGCACTCCATCAGGGAGATGGGCTGCACATCCAGTGTGCACCAGAGCATTGCACTCTACAGG